Genomic window (Spirosoma sp. KCTC 42546):
TGGCGGCATGACCCGTAAAATGATCTACGTATAACTACGCTAACAAAAAGGCCAAAACATCCTCACCTTTGCCTTGTTTAGTATGTAGATTAATCAGCTTCATCCCCTATGACTATCGAACTTTCCACCGCAACCGACCAATCTCCACTGGAAGTACTTGATTTACAAGTAACCTCCCGTCGGAGTTCTGGCAAATCTGTTTTGTCCCTTCGATTTCTGTGCAACAACGACCGCTATACCAATCACATGCAGATACCCACGCTGTCGTGGTTTGATGCGAGTCAGATGCAACGTTTTTCGCAGAATTTAGCCGTTGCTCATTATCCGGAAACCTGCCAGGTTGATTTGCTGGATGCAGGCATACGGTTAACCGGGTCGGTTCGGCAATTAGCGGGTCGATGGACTACCGGACGCACAGTTCGGATTGAACCGCTACCCTCGGCAATGAAGCAGTTTGAACCGTTTACGATCCATGCATCCTCCCTCGATGTGAAAACGTACTCCGGAAAACTGTACAACCGTTTGTGGGAATTGTTCACGAAAGGCTAACCTGAAGATCGCTTTTCGGATTATGTTGTAAAAAGTACCTACTTACCATGGAAAATGTAAATCAGGATGCGATGCTCAACGAGCAATCGCAAACGTTCCGGCCTAGCAAGGGCGGAACAGACCAGACACCCGATGATAGTATTCTCCTGAATGAAGATTACAATCCGACCGATCTGGCTGGCGATGTAAACTCTCCTCCCACTACGCCGACCGATGAAGAGGAAGCAGCCACCGGCAACGATGGAACAGGTGCTTTTTCGGGCAGTCCCAATATGGAGATTGACCGGGACTCGTACGGCAATGATGATTCCATTGGCAACAACGATGGAACCGAACCCGACCCCGCCTGGACAGACGAAGAACAAGTTTAATGAATTAGTGGTATCAGATGCTTACAACTGATACCACTAATTCACCAGTCACCTTCACCCTTATTTCCGGCACCGTAAGATTTGCACCTCCATTGGGTGCAGTCCTACCCGAAGCCCACGCGCCGGTCCCTTTGTTACGCTACGGTACACTAGATCGGACTACGCCTGTGCGCTGGAATCTGCAGAAGAGTGGACGAGTTCAGCATACGGTCAGACTTTCCAACGAATTCGCAAAATTGCTTTTACGAATTCGTTGAAGAGCAAACCTCTCTACATCGAAACCAATAGCAACAACAGACTCAGAAGAAGCTAAATTGGCCAACTACACGTGTGGTACTTCGTACGCAATGGGGTAAATCTGCCTTACCTTTGCGTTTACTAGTGGTACCCTTAACGTTGTTGTTTGGTGAAATTTTTTCCTGTTTGTTTACTCTCTTGTTTGTTACTAAGCCATACAATTTTATTGGCTCAGAAAAAAAACGAAAGCTATCAGCTTCATATCAACCGGGCTACCTCGCCCATTATTGTCGATGGTAACGTTGAAGAACCGGCCTGGCAGGCAGCTGAGGTTGCCTCCGACTTTTGGATGGTTCTTCCTATGGATACCAGCCGCGCCCGCGTTCGGACCGACGTGCGCATGACGTACGATGACCACAACGTGTATTTGAGTGCCGTTTGCTACCATGGTGATGTACCTGGCCCGTATATGGTGGAGTCGCTTCGGCGCGACTGGGCGTTTGTCAAAAATGACAATTTCATCTTTTTCATGGATACCTTCGATGACCAGACGAACGGTTTTACGTTTGGCACCAATGCCGCTGGCGCACAATGGGATGGTCTATTGTACGAAGGCGGAAAAGCAAACCTGAGCTGGGATAATAAATGGACTTCTGTCGTTCGAAATCATGCGGATCGGTATGTGATCGAACTAGCCATTCCTTTTAAAACGATCCGGTATAAAAAGGGAATTACCCGCTGGGGGATCAACTTCAGCAGGCAGGATTTAAAAACAACCGAAAAATCATCCTGGACACCCATACAACGCCAATTCCCAACGGCCTCACTGGCCCTAACCGGTGTATTGATCTGGGATCAGCCTCCGCCACAACCCGGCCCCAATATCTCGATTATCCCCTATGCGCTGAGCGGCCTGACGCGCGACTACCAGAATGGCGTTCCAACAAAAGGCAAGTTTGATGCCGGGCTGGATGCCAAAGTAGCCGTTACCTCATCACTGAATCTTGACCTGACCGTTAACCCCGATTTTTCGCAGGTAGACGTTGACCAGCAGGTTACGAACCTCGACCGGTATGAGCTGTTCTTCCCCGAAAAACGGCAGTTCTTTTTAGAGAACGGGGACCAGTTTACCAATTTCGGGTACGCCACCATTCGCCCGTTTTTTAGCCGTCGAATTGGTTTGGGCGGGGTACCGATTCGGTTTGGTGCCCGACTCAGCGGCAAACTCAATAAAGACTGGCGAATTGGGGTTATGGACATGCAAACCGGACGTGTTGATGATACTGGTTTGCCCGCCCAGAATTTTGCGGTGGTGGCTTTGCAACGCCGGGTTTCGGCTCGTTCGAATATCGGGATGATCTTCGTCAATAAAGAGTCGCTGGCATATACCCCAACGCCCGATAAGCCCCTTTACTCCCGCTATAATCGAAATCTGGGCTTGGAGTACAACCTGGCATCTTCGAATAACATCTGGACTGGTAAGGCCCTGTATGTTAAGTCGTTTCGGCCTGAGCAACCGGGTAATGATGCCGTTTATGCCGCTAACGTACAGTACTTTACCCGACGATGGCTGATTAGCGGACAGGTAGAATCGATCGGCAAAAACTACACTGCCGAAGCCGGTTACGTTCCTCGGGTTGGCTATGAGCGTGGGATGGCCACGCTCGGGTATACCTTCTTACCCACGGGAAGTGGCGTACTCAACCACGGCCCGGTATTAACCTCAACCTACTTTTTCGACCCGGCCTGGCGGCAAAGTGACAATGAAAGTCTGCTGAGTTATGCCATCACCTTCCGAAACCGAAGCGTGTTCACGGCCTGGGTTGCTACCGATTACGTTCGACTACTGCAACCCTTCGACCCGACCAACACGGGCCGCGAAACGCTGGCAACTGGCACCGAACATAACTGGACGGCGTGGGGAACCGATTTTGACTCCAAGCCTCAGAGTGTCTTTACCTATGGGTTTTCGTCTCGCTATGGTGGCTATTATGCCAACGGTACCCGCCTGAATCTCACCGCCGATCTGGGGTATCGGATTCAGCCCTACGTTAGTTTAGCAGCCAGTTTCAACTACAACGACATTCGTCTGCCGCAACCCTGGGGCAATACCACCTTCTGGCTCATTGGGCCCCGCTTCGATCTAACCCTCACCAATAAGCTCTACCTGACAACCTTTGTGCAGTACAATGAGCAACAGAAAAACATGAATGTGAATGCACGTGTTCAGTGGCGCTACAAGCCGGCGTCGGATTTTTTCCTGGTGTATACCGACAACTATTTACCGAATTCCGCCCAGATTGGACAGGATGTGCCGGGCTTCTTTTCAGTCAAAAACAGGGCGTTGGTACTGAAGTGGACATACTGGTGGAATCTCTAATGTTCAGTGTTTTAAACAAACTGAATCCGTGTCTGTTTAATTGACAATCCGCCGAAAAGTGAGCGGTAAATTACTACACTAAAATTCAGTCAACGTTTATGAAAACCCTGTTGCGTTTTTTTCCGACGGCTCTTGTAGCCTTGTTTCTAACTCTATTTCTGACCAGTTGTGCGGCTATTGGTGATATTTTCAAAGCCGGAGCCTGGACGGGTGCCATCCTAGTTATTCTGGGTATAGGTCTTGTGATCTGGATCATTTCTAAACTCTTTGGCGGAGGGAGCAGCAATTCCTGAAAATCACCTGTTAATAAACCATTAAAAAAGCCGAATCCTGAGTGGGTTCGGCTTTTTTAATGGGCCTCAACAATGGATAGACTTTCCCAGACTAAATCGCCCATTGTCTCACATTTTAAAAAATTCTGACGCTTGTAATATCGGGCCAACCCCTGCCGGAGTGTCAGGACGTGGCTATGGGGGGCCAGTTCATCCTGGCGCATAACACTGATAAGATCACGAATTCGGATAGACTCGGCCCGAATTCGGCTGGCAATTAATGCCCGCTCTTCAATCTGATATTGCCGAACGCTCTCTGAAGTCATGTACCGAAAGCCCAATTCAATAATAGGCTGGTTCTGTTTATAGTATTGTGGCATATAAACCGACCGATGGCCTTCGTACGACTGCTGGTCAAAATCAATAGCCCGAATCCGGTAATAGGTTTCATCGAAGTCGGGGGTTATATCTACCACAAAATTACTGGAATGCATATCGCCCAATAAGCGAACGAAACACCGCTCATTGAACTTAACGAACTCCTTACACAATCGAATCGGATTCAGGGTAGGGTCGTGAAGCTGGTTCTCAAAAAACATATCACCGGGGATCCCGGCAATATGCTCCTCCACTAATGTTTGCCCACTGGTCAGATAATTGATCCGGTTTGGCGAGAGTATGTGCTCCAGCTCCAGGCCATAAATCCGGGACGCATCGGCTCGTTTAATGTAGAAGTAGTCGAAGTTATCATTGACCAGATTCCGAATGCGCACCCGAAATGGCTTTGTGTTGCCATACATACACATATCGACCCGGTCGATGGTCAGATGGTTTGTCACCGATAAATCCCCGTTTGCTTTTAGGTACGCGTAGATTGCCTTTAACGAAAGGCGCATCTCGTCGGCTTCTGTTGCGGCATAAAATACCGTTTCCCAGAGGGTGTCATGCCCTCGTTTATCGTATAGACTGATCGCATTGCCATACCGTAGCAGATCGTCATAGTGCGTCGGTAAGACCAGCTCCCGGTCATAGGCATGCAGGTATGACCGGAGCGGGTCCCGAATTGGATAAACAAGCTTTTTTCTGGATATAACAGGCATTGAATACAAATGTAGAGACGCCTAGCAAGTTCGTCGTTTTCCAGCAATATTTATGTCTAAATTACGTACGAAGGCCTTTCGTACAGAGCTGTGCCATCCCAACAGCGCACCGTGGTTGATTTAAGTCCTGCAAGAACCGTGGCACTACTCTGTGGGAAAAAGACCTGTTCATAAACGAACAAAGACAGTAAACTATGAGGAAAATTTTCATTCTACTCTTCCTATTGCCTTATATAAGCCAAGGTCAGGATATAATTAGTACAAGCTCAAAAAATGATAGTTTACTTACGGCTGTCGATACGAGTAAACATCAACCTGTTATACTTAAAACTTATCTCAGAAAAGATGTCTGGCGGATTGATTTTTTGGGTCCGGGCTATATCAACGAGCATCGCCTTGGGAAGAAAACAACAGTAGTTTCTCAGCTTCGGCTAGTAGGTTCTTTTCGTATTGAAGATAGACTCGATATGTATGGCTACAGCCTCACTGTCAAAAAAGTACTCGCCTTAAGCATAAATCCAGAACTAGCTTTAGCTATTCGCCATTTTTACAATTTAGCCAGGCGAAAAGAAAATGGTAAATCTATTCGCTATAACTCAGGTAGCTATTTTGCGGCAAAAGCGGGATACGTATTGCCACCCATCCTGAATAACTCAAATATTGATATTCAGGGGTTAGGCGTTAGCGGACTTTGGGGTGTTCAACAAACGTATCGTAAGTATTTCTATCTGAACCTGGAAGTAGGGGTTGGGGTTGCCCAGTATTATGAGCACACGATTTCGCCAACCGGAAATTTTTTACTAGGCTATACATTTTAAACAACAGGGTTCTCAACTAAGAAAAAGGTGGAGAACCCTGACTCAAAAATTAATTTGCGGGCCGTAGGTGATGTAGCGCTGTGATTCAACGGCTGGCATATACACTACTTCAACCCGACGCACAATGGTTTGCTGATCGTCGCTGATTTCGAACTGATATACGCCAGAGTCAGACTCACTAAACCTGAATTTGAGTCGGTAGTTGGCGGGTATCTTCTTCAGATAATCCCGAAATAGCAGGGCGCCTTTGTCATTTTTCAGCGTAACAAGAACCCGCTTCGGTTGGTGAACGGCCAGCATCAGGTTGATTGTCCAGTTCGACTCCATAAACATGCCCACCTCAAAGGAGCTCTGCTTCGATAGAGAGTCCTC
Coding sequences:
- a CDS encoding DUF5916 domain-containing protein, whose amino-acid sequence is MLLAQKKNESYQLHINRATSPIIVDGNVEEPAWQAAEVASDFWMVLPMDTSRARVRTDVRMTYDDHNVYLSAVCYHGDVPGPYMVESLRRDWAFVKNDNFIFFMDTFDDQTNGFTFGTNAAGAQWDGLLYEGGKANLSWDNKWTSVVRNHADRYVIELAIPFKTIRYKKGITRWGINFSRQDLKTTEKSSWTPIQRQFPTASLALTGVLIWDQPPPQPGPNISIIPYALSGLTRDYQNGVPTKGKFDAGLDAKVAVTSSLNLDLTVNPDFSQVDVDQQVTNLDRYELFFPEKRQFFLENGDQFTNFGYATIRPFFSRRIGLGGVPIRFGARLSGKLNKDWRIGVMDMQTGRVDDTGLPAQNFAVVALQRRVSARSNIGMIFVNKESLAYTPTPDKPLYSRYNRNLGLEYNLASSNNIWTGKALYVKSFRPEQPGNDAVYAANVQYFTRRWLISGQVESIGKNYTAEAGYVPRVGYERGMATLGYTFLPTGSGVLNHGPVLTSTYFFDPAWRQSDNESLLSYAITFRNRSVFTAWVATDYVRLLQPFDPTNTGRETLATGTEHNWTAWGTDFDSKPQSVFTYGFSSRYGGYYANGTRLNLTADLGYRIQPYVSLAASFNYNDIRLPQPWGNTTFWLIGPRFDLTLTNKLYLTTFVQYNEQQKNMNVNARVQWRYKPASDFFLVYTDNYLPNSAQIGQDVPGFFSVKNRALVLKWTYWWNL